Proteins encoded by one window of Archaeoglobus veneficus SNP6:
- the argH gene encoding argininosuccinate lyase gives MSVVRSRLKGEMDRLALTLTSSLEHDRNIFFYDILVDLAHVLTLLKAGHISSEDAIPILKAILEVRDEGMPEGGEDVHEAIEARIIEKAGSAGMKMHTARSRNDEIATCLRLFARDSLLHLAYSLLNLREVLLNRAEEYIDAVMPGFTHLQYAQPTKLSHHLIAYHDMITRDFQRCMDAFKRINLCPLGSAAFASTPFQLDRHYTAKLLGFDGIVENSEDATASRDFLIESIFVSTSVMLTLSRIAEEIILWASEFGFVELPDEYASSSSIMPQKKNPDVAEIVRAKAGKLTGNLMAAMAIYKAMPLSYNRDFQEMNPLLYDSLQCVNLSCDVMAGMLEKVKFRTDVMEEKAGRGFSVATHIADELVKLGVPFRKAHRIVGRLSLNPSYENLKKIMEEEGLEPMDEENFKRCMDVKEVVEARKNIGGTSKEEIRQMLEDRLSALEKDADMVAGLAERISRALEELYREVEMILGGTVEKSGKVKSE, from the coding sequence ATGAGTGTGGTAAGAAGCAGGCTTAAAGGAGAGATGGACAGACTGGCGCTAACGCTCACCTCGTCGCTTGAGCACGACAGGAATATCTTTTTCTACGATATCCTCGTTGATCTCGCACATGTCCTGACTCTTCTCAAAGCAGGCCACATAAGCAGCGAAGATGCGATTCCCATCCTGAAGGCAATTTTAGAAGTGAGAGATGAAGGTATGCCCGAAGGCGGAGAAGACGTCCACGAAGCGATAGAAGCGAGAATCATAGAGAAAGCAGGAAGTGCAGGAATGAAGATGCACACTGCAAGGTCGAGAAACGATGAAATTGCCACTTGCTTACGTCTCTTCGCAAGAGACTCCCTTCTCCACCTTGCCTACTCCCTTCTCAACCTCAGAGAAGTCCTGCTCAATAGAGCCGAAGAGTACATCGATGCTGTGATGCCTGGTTTTACGCATCTGCAGTACGCACAGCCCACAAAACTCAGCCATCACTTAATTGCGTACCACGACATGATTACAAGGGACTTTCAGCGGTGCATGGATGCTTTTAAACGCATCAACCTCTGTCCTCTTGGTTCAGCAGCCTTTGCCTCAACCCCTTTCCAGCTTGACAGACACTACACGGCAAAACTTCTGGGCTTCGATGGAATCGTCGAAAACTCTGAAGATGCAACAGCATCGAGAGATTTCCTCATCGAATCGATCTTCGTCTCCACATCGGTTATGCTTACGCTGAGCAGGATAGCTGAAGAGATAATCCTCTGGGCCTCTGAATTCGGATTTGTTGAACTGCCAGACGAATACGCTTCGTCTTCAAGCATAATGCCCCAGAAGAAGAACCCCGATGTCGCGGAAATCGTGAGGGCTAAGGCTGGCAAGCTTACGGGAAATCTGATGGCCGCTATGGCAATCTACAAGGCGATGCCCCTATCCTATAACCGCGATTTTCAGGAGATGAACCCGCTGCTTTACGATTCGCTGCAATGTGTGAATCTCTCCTGCGACGTTATGGCAGGAATGCTTGAAAAGGTAAAGTTCAGAACGGATGTCATGGAGGAGAAGGCTGGCAGAGGCTTCAGCGTTGCAACGCACATTGCCGATGAGCTTGTTAAACTCGGCGTGCCGTTCAGGAAGGCCCATCGCATTGTTGGAAGGCTCAGCCTCAATCCGAGCTACGAAAACCTCAAAAAGATTATGGAAGAAGAGGGGCTCGAACCAATGGACGAAGAGAACTTTAAGCGATGCATGGACGTAAAAGAAGTTGTTGAAGCAAGAAAGAACATCGGCGGGACATCGAAGGAGGAGATCAGGCAGATGCTCGAAGACAGGCTTTCAGCCCTCGAGAAGGATGCAGACATGGTTGCGGGGCTTGCCGAGAGAATATCTCGAGCCCTCGAAGAGCTTTACAGAGAGGTTGAGATGATACTGGGCGGGACGGTAGAAAAGAGTGGAAAGGTAAAGAGTGAGTGA